In the genome of Yarrowia lipolytica chromosome 1B, complete sequence, the window ACCAAACGCGTTTACCATCTCAAGCCTGTAGGCCGTACTCTCGACCCGAACTCCCCCACCAGAGAGGCCTTCTTTGATGACGAGgaagtggaggaggggaAGACCTTGGATGGTGCCGGAGTGGAGGGTGACACGCCACAGACCTCAGGCAGTGACTTTGAGGGAAGTGTCGAAGATGAAtgtgaggaggagggtgtCGACTCGGATGACACAACTACCAGGAGTGTTACAGTCGAGGTAGTCGACAAGAACAACTTTGCTGACGACTCTGTTATCGGCAATGAATCGGTCGCGGACTCCCTGCATCTCCCTCTCGAGCTCGACTCCAATCCCCTAGACTTTTCCGGATTCGGACTTTCCCGGAAGAACACAATCACGTCTTCCGGCGGCTCGTTGTCATCGTGTCGGCCCAGCGAGTCGTCTGGCGCgttcaagaagctcaagaacgccCGCAGCAAGTTTGGGTCGATGAAAAAGAGCGAcctcgagcagcagaagcgaCTAGCCGAGCAGAAGGAGTGTGAGTGGAGGGCTCAGGAGGAGCAAAGGGTGCAGCAGGCTTGGGAGCGACAGCAGAGACGTCTTGCGCAGACCACTATGCCTGTGTCTGTATTCGAGAGCGACAGTTCTGTTGGCGGAACTCCTGCCCTTGACTCTGCTTCAGACGCTGCTTCCGTCACCAGTGGCAACTCAGAAGCCACCTCTTTCCATTCGGCTGCTACGGGTTCGCTGAACTCGACACATACACTCGACCCCAACGCCCGAGCAGCTGTGCTGTCGCCTCCTACTCCCCCTTCTCCCATCGAAGAGTCCTTCGACATGCACATTATGCAACAACTTACTCAGATGCCCACCCCTGAGTTCAACCGCATGATGGAGTCTCCCACGTTAAGTGGAAATGTGGCCAGTGAGTCGACCACCGCTAGAGTGGCTCCAGTGGCAGCAGTTGCTCCTGTGGTTCCCGCTGTAGTTGAGCGACCCATTTCTCGAGACTCTGCTTCCACAGCTGTTTCCACGCACTCTGCGGCAGCACCAACTACCTCCACAGCTGTTTCCAGCGCCTCAAAGACGTCTGCTACTTCTGGAGCTTCCAAGACGTCTGCAACGGAGGCTAGCGCCTCAGCGGCTCCAGTAGTAGCTCCCATCGACAGACACGATAGAGGCCGCCTGTTCATGGCTATTCGTGGTATCAAGGACATCCGTCTTCCCATCGATCACACTCGGCACCCCAAGTTCTCTCTTACCCTCGACAACGGCATCCAATGTGTCACCACCGAGCCCATGGACCTCCGTTCGTCGGCCAAGATTGAGCAGGAGTTTGAGCTTATTGTCGGCGACGATTTGGAGTTGGTGTTCACGCTCAAGGCAGGTATGGATCCGATTGTGCGGTCCAtgctggaggtggacgaAAACGAGACTAACGAGGGTGATTCACGCGAGGAGAGCAAGGAGCGCAAGTCACGCGATAAGCAGGACAAGAGCAAGCCTCTCAAGAGCGCACTCAAGTCTCGTGACTCGTCGCCGGTGAAGCAGCAAGAAACTGTTTCTCCCACCCGAGGCATGTCTTCCTCTGCTACAACTGCTCCGTCAACTCCCACCAAAAAGCTGTCCAAGGGCAAGTCGTTCAAGGCCCTGTTTTCTCCCCGGAAACgaaagcagcagccagccgtggaggtggtggctgaagagccagaagagacTGTTGCCGAGCCGGTGAAGAAGCATGTGACTCACGCTCCTGAGCCGAAGAAGCGGGATACGAAGTCGACAAAGGGGTCGTCCAAGGACGGTCCTACGCACATTCGCCACCCAGATCTCTGGGACCACATTGTCTCCTCCACTGGCTCGTTTGCGCGCTGCTACATTGTGGAGTCGCAGTACGAATCCGAGATTTTTGGCCGGTCCAGAACGTACTCGATTCCACTGTACAACGAGTGGGGCCAGGAGAAGGTCGAGAGCCGcgactcacgtgaccgcaaGACCCACACATGGAAGCGTCAGGAGCCATACCGAATCGGGTGTCTTGAGATCACTCTGATGTACATTCCCCGGGTGTCTCGGTATGACAGGctccccagcagcatgcAGGCGTGCCATGACGAGCTTGCCGCAGCGAAAAAGTGCCAGGAGATGCACATGGAGGGTTTCCTGAGCCAGGAGGGCGGCGATTGTGCGTACTGGCGACGACGATGGTTCCGGCTGgacggtcacgtgctcCGGGGTTTCCATGAGGATACCCTGAAGGAGCGGTGCGTGTTTGATCTgagccacgtgactgacattgttgagctcggcaATCCCAAGTCACGTGCGTCCAAATCCAGTCACGTGCACTCTGGGCTGGTCGGGGGCTatgttcttgttgagggTGCGTTTAGAGTCACTTTTGCCGACAACACCTTTGTGAACTTTTATGCTGAAAACGAtgccgagaaggccaagTGGGTCAGTATTCTGTCTGTGGCCATGCAGCACGTGCCCGGCAAGAATATTACGTGGACGGATCttgttttccagcagcataagatggaggccgagaactCGGCCAAGATTGCCCAGGGGTGGAATGTTGAGAGGAGTGGCTTCAGTGAGGGAAGTGGGCTCTGAAAGAGTTGACGAGATTGTGGGCGAGCAGTACCGGTACGCGGAGAGACGCGACTTATGGGCCCATGAGCCAGGAGTTTTGtattttattctaatgTATGTTATTTATGTACCCGAGATTGACTATAGATGGTGATTTGTGGCGATTGTATATTAAGTGGTGTGTTTCCTTTGAATTATTCAAGTACTAAGAAAATTATGAATAAttaataataaaataaatgaaaataaaaaaaaaaataaaaataaatgaaaataaattgaaaataaatgaaaataaatgaaaatagataaaataaaaataaatcaaaataaatcaaaaataaatcaaaAATACATACATGCCAAATATTGTGGGGAAACGTAGATTCAACATACCGGAAAAAGTCCTCTGGTGATTACGATTTGGACGGTATACTTTTTGCCTCGATTTTTGCCAGTGATATCGTCGTTAAATAGTTCTGCCATGGTGAACTCAGAAGATGTCCCTAATCGACGTTGATTCTATGGAGAATGACATTAAAACTACATTTATCTCTCCTAGGATATCTTCTGATTATGTCCTGCTTTTGTACCCCAATGAACACTACATTTCCCCAAATTATGGACATCTGTTtgttctacaagtaggtcCAGCGCTATTCATGAGATGTGATAATCTCAGAATTTTGGATTAGAAGAGAGAAACAAGTTCTGGAAGAGGAACTACAATGTAGTGAAGGAGTTAATACCAAGCGATATGATGAGATGTTTTGGTTACTTTTCAAGACCGTGAAAGGGGTTTTATGATGAGAGGTTTTGGTTACTTTTCAAGACCGTGAAAGGAGTTTGTAGACTGCTTATCAAGTATCTGAGAAGTGATCCTATCTCCATGTTTTGTGCGAATAGAGGTAGGAAAATAGCACCAATGGAATTTTATCAGAATTGGAACCGATCTGTGTATCTTAGATCCTCTCTTGCTATCACCATAAGTCATTGTAGACTCAATTCCAGCTGTGTGTCTTGGTTCGGGTTCCAGGACAAGCATGATATCTCAGGGTTTATTTTACAAATAGGAGGGATTATAATATCAATGGACTCATTTATCTGTTCATTCAATAGTATACATTGTGAATA includes:
- a CDS encoding uncharacterized protein (Compare to YALI0B07623g, similar to Saccharomyces cerevisiae BUD4 (YJR092W); ancestral locus Anc_7.463, some similarities with uniprot|P53705 Candida albicans Integrin alpha chain-like protein (Alpha-INT1)) yields the protein MHRHTASQDSAYHIRTNPLNIVMGDGRDLVMPRKHLYESFDSYTNGVADRQEQDRKQTQKQERKPELKQTQKQERKPELKQKQTQKQPSGHSNSNSNNHDHNNNNNKSSHITTHDLSDILSMPHNEHNNHNNLNDSDSVSDAGSDSADSSFTFDSSYSKRTRPFSAICVSKSVTSALTTSNVPAPEKAEFVAETPDVPTRSVLRPKSEVLDAAEANSLVSKFSQFSENRHFGEPCGGDTKPAVSATQFEKRLLAQEAHMMESHGSLESSREPSPEGTGAARDMAAEIASLSISNGTCKVLPKVASNTSLESRDLSVNPFSDLTKRVYHLKPVGRTLDPNSPTREAFFDDEEVEEGKTLDGAGVEGDTPQTSGSDFEGSVEDECEEEGVDSDDTTTRSVTVEVVDKNNFADDSVIGNESVADSLHLPLELDSNPLDFSGFGLSRKNTITSSGGSLSSCRPSESSGAFKKLKNARSKFGSMKKSDLEQQKRLAEQKECEWRAQEEQRVQQAWERQQRRLAQTTMPVSVFESDSSVGGTPALDSASDAASVTSGNSEATSFHSAATGSLNSTHTLDPNARAAVLSPPTPPSPIEESFDMHIMQQLTQMPTPEFNRMMESPTLSGNVASESTTARVAPVAAVAPVVPAVVERPISRDSASTAVSTHSAAAPTTSTAVSSASKTSATSGASKTSATEASASAAPVVAPIDRHDRGRLFMAIRGIKDIRLPIDHTRHPKFSLTLDNGIQCVTTEPMDLRSSAKIEQEFELIVGDDLELVFTLKAGMDPIVRSMLEVDENETNEGDSREESKERKSRDKQDKSKPLKSALKSRDSSPVKQQETVSPTRGMSSSATTAPSTPTKKLSKGKSFKALFSPRKRKQQPAVEVVAEEPEETVAEPVKKHVTHAPEPKKRDTKSTKGSSKDGPTHIRHPDLWDHIVSSTGSFARCYIVESQYESEIFGRSRTYSIPLYNEWGQEKVESRDSRDRKTHTWKRQEPYRIGCLEITLMYIPRVSRYDRLPSSMQACHDELAAAKKCQEMHMEGFLSQEGGDCAYWRRRWFRLDGHVLRGFHEDTLKERCVFDLSHVTDIVELGNPKSRASKSSHVHSGLVGGYVLVEGAFRVTFADNTFVNFYAENDAEKAKWVSILSVAMQHVPGKNITWTDLVFQQHKMEAENSAKIAQGWNVERSGFSEGSGL